The genomic stretch ATTTTAGATTTTTTTAAGCAGATTTTGCCTTTTGAAAGCTGTTCCCGATTCCTCCGGAAAAATTCCTAACACTAAAATCACCCCTCAAGTTTCTATGAAAAAAGAAACCGTGGGCCCAGGAGGACTCGAACCTCCGACCAACGGATTATGAGTCCGCCGCTCTGACCAACTGAGCTATGGGCCCGAATTAACATAACAAATTTTTTTTCTAAATTCAAGACCTTTTTATCAAGCCTCTATCTATTTTTAATTTTAAAAAAATATCTCTTCCGTAAACCTTACTTATGAGCAATTGGTTTTTCAGTAAAGATGTAATCTTTCAGCTCATGATCAAAAGCAGCATCATTTCTTCTTATCCATTCCATGATCATTGCAGCATGTTCTTTTTCTTCATCCCTGTTATGTTTCAATACGGCTTTAAGCTCTTCATCTTTACAGGCATCCATTCTCTGGTTATACCAGTCAACAGCTTCCAGCTCTTCTATCAGAGAAATCAGCGCTCTGTGCATGTCTCTTGTTGTACCGGATAATTCTTCAACCGGTTCATGATATCCTTCATGTGCCATGATTTTTCTCCTTTTATAATTATTACTTTAAAATCAGATAAAATCAGAATAGGGAGATGAAGGCATAGAGTATAAGTGCATTAAATGTTTACAGAAATCTTTTTCCTTATTCCACTTTTACCATCATTGGAAGATATAGATTATTTATTCAAAATACAATTTATTTATTGCCCTCCTGAAAAGTTCTCTCGCAACGCGCGCAGCGAACGCAAAAAAAAATAAGGATAAAGGATAAAACGTTTGTTTGAAAACCTCAGGGGTGTCATTCCCAAAATCTTTTATTGGGAATCCAGGGGCGGAGGGGCATTTGAAAACAATATGCCAAAGGATTGCATCCCTTTATCTTTTAATTCAAAATTCATAATGCAAAATTCAACATTTCTTCTCTTCTCCCCACCACACCTCTGGATGCCCATTTTCATGGGCATGACAGGATTGAGTTTTGTTTCCCGGCATCTGGAAATTTACGTCCGCTTTATTGCTTTAACACTTATTCGTAATGAGTCCACATACGAATTATTTTTACTGTTTTTTCTTCTTTGATTATTTGATATACTAACCGGTGTTGAATGTTAATTCTGCGGGAATAAGCACCTGTTAAATCGCCTGTTAATTTCTCATAGGGGGGTGGTGTTTGAAACGGATTATCTTTTAAAAATTCGAGCAAGCTTATTACTCTATTCTTAAGACCGGAATTGCTGATTTTTTTAGCATCCTTTTGAGCCTGCTTAGTATAGACAATTTTCCATTTCACCACTCAAGGTCCTCTGAACAATTCTCAACAGGAGTATTCAAACCTTCACGAATTGAATCTCTCATTCCCGGAATAGACAGCAGGTAAAGAGTTTCCTGAATGGACCGCCAATCTTCTTCGGAAATCAACACTGCATTCGATCTTTTCCCTGTAATATAAATCGGTTCATGTTCGTTTGAGGCCTCATCTATCAGTTTATACAGATTTGACCTTGCATTTGTAACTGTTATTGTTTTCATATTGCTTTCCATATTTTGTTGACGTACGCAATAAAGTACGTATTATTTTTTACAAAGTCAATAAACAAAA from bacterium encodes the following:
- a CDS encoding Txe/YoeB family addiction module toxin, with translation MKWKIVYTKQAQKDAKKISNSGLKNRVISLLEFLKDNPFQTPPPYEKLTGDLTGAYSRRINIQHRLVYQIIKEEKTVKIIRMWTHYE
- a CDS encoding ferritin — protein: MAHEGYHEPVEELSGTTRDMHRALISLIEELEAVDWYNQRMDACKDEELKAVLKHNRDEEKEHAAMIMEWIRRNDAAFDHELKDYIFTEKPIAHK
- a CDS encoding type II toxin-antitoxin system Phd/YefM family antitoxin yields the protein MKTITVTNARSNLYKLIDEASNEHEPIYITGKRSNAVLISEEDWRSIQETLYLLSIPGMRDSIREGLNTPVENCSEDLEW